The Gopherus evgoodei ecotype Sinaloan lineage unplaced genomic scaffold, rGopEvg1_v1.p scaffold_45_arrow_ctg1, whole genome shotgun sequence genome has a window encoding:
- the LOC115642732 gene encoding olfactory receptor 6N1-like, which translates to MAANLILVVLVVLDPHLQTPMYFFLSSLSCLEMISTSNISPVILAGLQAGNVTISLGSCFAQLYLFGSLATVECFLLAAMSYDRYLAMCRPLRYPSLMDGKVCGQLVVGYWVGGFLFMGIVSLSLIALSFCGPYKIDHYFCDFQSILELSCTDTSIVQVLTFFLSFIPVSPLFLTVTSYICITWAVLRIPSASGRHKAFSICSSHLTVVMQFYGKLVAVYMFPRSSTEVPQKRALPALHSAHPTPQSPRLQSEEPGGEQGLWENCQDDLIRGLIPPASLQLLAHPIAATA; encoded by the coding sequence CCTCTCCTGCCTGGAGATGATCTCCACCTCCAACATCTCCCCTGTGATTCTTGCTGGTCTCCAGGCAGGCAATGTGACAATATCTCTGGGCAGCTGCTTTGCACAGCTCTATCTGTTCGGCTCCCTGGCCACCGTGGAGTGCTTCCTGCTGGCAGCCATGTCTTATGACCGGTATTTGGCCATGTGCCGCCCACTTCGCTACCCTTCCCTCATGGATGGCAAGGTCTGCGGGCAGCTGGTGGTTGGGTACTGGGTGGGCGGTTTCCTATTCATGGGGATTGTGTCACTGTCACTTATAGCCTTGAGCTTCTGTGGGCCATACAAGATAGACCACTACTTCTGTGATTTCCAGTCCATCCTGGAGCTCTCCTGCACCGACACCTCCATTGTCCAGGTGCTCACGTTCTTCCTGTCCTTCATCCCAGTCTCCCCATTATTTCTGACAGTCACTTCTTACATTTGCAtcacctgggctgtgctgaggATCCCCTCTGCCTCAGGGCGGCACAAAGCCTTCTCcatctgctcctcccacctcactgTAGTTATGCAGTTCTATGGAAAGTTGGTGGCTGTGTACATGTTCCCCAGGAGCAGCACGGAGGTTCCACAGAAAAGAGCTCTCCCTGCTCTACATAGTGCTCACCCCACTCCTCAATCCCCTCGTCTACAGTCTGAGGAACCAGGAGGTGAGCAAGGCCTGTGGGAGAATTGCCAGGATGATCTCATCAGGGGGCTTATACCACCAGCCAGTCTCCAGCTTTTGGCCCACCCAATAGCTGCTACTGCATGA